A genomic segment from Spinacia oleracea cultivar Varoflay chromosome 3, BTI_SOV_V1, whole genome shotgun sequence encodes:
- the LOC130469256 gene encoding uncharacterized protein encodes MDRLDIIIDKNSNNNNNNTKNAKKGLMQMQWTNEKHSNFLRFMEASFVRNLMEGATTANDTATTTTTAAATNSRQSHLLHPVHPRLDRFIPDISESTLDSSNRSAHSSVRVSRTCNRQKGRAIIRPYKMSHDQVVPQVVPQLEDISGDKGV; translated from the exons ATGGACCGACTCGATATTATCATCGATaaaaatagtaataataacaataataatacaaAAAATGCAAAAAAAGGGTTGATGCAAATGCAATGGACCAACGAAAAACATTCCAATTTCTTGAGATTTATGGAAGCCAGTTTTGTACGGAATTTGATGGAGGGAGCCACCACCGCCAACgacaccgccaccaccaccaccaccgccgccgccaCGAACAGTCGTCAATCTCATCTTCTTCATCCTGTTCATCCAAGGCTTGACCGTTTCATCCCTGATATTTCCGAGTCTACCCTTGATTCTTCAAATCGATCAG CACATTCTTCGGTTCGAGTGAGCAGGACTTGTAACAGGCAAAAAGGAAGAGCGATTATTCGTCCTTATAAAATGTCACATGATCAG GTGGTCCCACAAGTGGTCCCACAACTAGAGGACATATCAGGTGACAAGGGAGTGTAA
- the LOC110782484 gene encoding protein ENDOSPERM DEFECTIVE 1 — MSPSTMSSENPKPPTSSETSTPMPINPQQPRRSRPRVREVSSRFMSPAAKPPTNNLRQIPSTPSESHISKNHSLRRSNTDFRPSQSRYNDENRPDSLNRSSLSPVRNPSKPRAVVKLFKEGSRADTPVPVAPRLIRQRSWDSAASKLLQANGISSEEDCDDGGCSVNGDCESVKSEPVDNNYQRVSTPFSRSMEFSFSSHDHHHHQQQQQQMGVLHSVKGGSNKVARSLNLPPMAPSLGCLRPQGTVEGKKAAVKKGGSYQQDDSQKLKMLHNHYLQYRFANAKAEACLSSQKKQSEKLLYSMGVKISELQDSVKSKRVEVRLLKEAKILSTILDTQIPYLDEWSALEEAYSSSLLELTQGLQNISSRLPLNGNVKVNVKEINEAMNSALKVAESICLQVQGFVPKAEQVDVLVSDLARVHSGEVTLVQECGDLLCRAHLSQIEECSLRGQVMQFQKCSLT; from the exons ATGAGTCCATCAACAATGTCGTCGGAAAACCCTAAACCCCCAACATCATCCGAAACTTCAACTCCAATGCCGATAAATCCCCAACAACCTCGACGATCTCGACCTAGGGTTCGCGAAGTGAGCTCGAGATTCATGTCACCGGCGGCAAAACCTCCGACAAACAACCTAAGGCAAATCCCTTCAACCCCGTCGGAATCTCACATTTCAAAAAATCACTCTCTCCGACGATCGAACACAGATTTCCGACCTTCGCAGTCGAGGTACAACGACGAGAACCGACCCGATTCCTTGAACCGGAGCTCCCTTAGCCCGGTACGGAACCCATCCAAACCCAGAGCTGTTGTTAAGCTTTTTAAGGAAGGTTCTAGAGCTGATACTCCGGTACCGGTGGCGCCGAGGTTGATCCGGCAGCGGAGTTGGGATTCCGCCGCCTCGAAGTTGTTACAAGCGAATGGGATTTCCTCTGAAGAGGATTGTGATGATGGTGGTTGTTCTGTTAATGGGGATTGTGAGTCAGTGAAATCGGAACCAGTTGATAACAATTATCAAAGAGTTTCCACGCCATTTTCTAGATCAATGGAGTTTTCATTTTCCAGCcatgatcatcatcatcatcaacagcaacaacaacaaatggGTGTATTACATTCTGTTAAGGGTGGGAGCAATAAGGTGGCGCGTAGCCTTAACCTTCCTCCGATGGCTCCTTCACTTGGGTGTTTGAGGCCGCAGGGGACGGTGGAGGGGAAGAAGGCGGCCGTGAAGAAGGGCGGTTCTTACCAGCAAGATGATTCTCAGAAGCTAAAGATGCTTCATAATCATTATCTTCAATACAGGTTTGCTAATGCTAAGGCTGAGGCATGCTTGAGTTCACAGAAAAAGCAGAGTGAG AAACTACTTTATTCAATGGGAGTAAAGATATCAGAGTTGCAGGATTCTGTGAAAAGCAAGCGTGTCGAAGTTCGACTTCTGAAAGAAGCAAAGATTCTATCTACAATTCTTGACACTCAG ATTCCCTATTTGGATGAATGGTCTGCTTTAGAAGAAGCTTACTCTTCTTCATTGCTAGAATTAACTCAAGGTTTGCAAAATATATCATCCCGACTTCCACTAAATGGTAATGTAAAG GTTAATGTAAAAGAGATAAACGAAGCGATGAATTCAGCCTTGAAAGTGGCGGAAAGCATCTGTTTGCAAGTGCAAGGCTTCGTACCCAAG GCAGAGCAAGTGGATGTTCTAGTTTCTGACTTGGCTAGAGTGCATAGTGGAGAAGTTACACTTGTTCAAGAGTGCGGTGATTTATTATGCAGGGCGCATTTATCACAG ATAGAGGAGTGCAGCCTAAGAGGACAAGTAATGcagtttcaaaaatgcagtCTTACTTAA
- the LOC110782297 gene encoding uncharacterized protein, with amino-acid sequence MAKTSHSTSSMATQICNQIATIFTTPTTTAPPLDLLVDQITTTAAQNGRIFVYGVGREGLMLKALCMRLAHLGLSAHCVFDMTTPPIGPTDLLIASAGPGGFSTVDAICGVAKSNGACVLLLTAQPESGSSVEYATVVAHVPAQTMADDDHDHQGGHVEESRPLLLPMGSLYEGALFVLFEMVVFRVGDVLGQTPEVVRARHTNLE; translated from the coding sequence ATGGCTAAAACAAGCCACTCAACCTCATCAATGGCCACACAAATCTGCAACCAAATAGCCACCATATTCACCACCCCCACCACCACCGCGCCACCGTTAGACCTCCTAGTGGACCAAATAACAACCACCGCGGCCCAAAACGGCCGCATCTTTGTCTACGGAGTGGGCCGCGAAGGGCTCATGTTGAAAGCCCTTTGTATGCGACTAGCCCATTTGGGCCTCTCAGCCCACTGTGTATTTGACATGACTACTCCCCCTATTGGGCCCACTGACCTTTTAATCGCCTCAGCTGGGCCTGGAGGATTCTCCACCGTTGATGCAATCTGTGGGGTTGCTAAATCCAACGGTGCTTGTGTGTTGCTTCTTACTGCTCAACCTGAAAGTGGATCCTCTGTGGAGTATGCCACCGTTGTGGCTCATGTACCTGCTCAGACAATGGCTGATGATGATCATGATCATCAAGGAGGACACGTGGAGGAATCTAGACCGTTGTTGCTTCCTATGGGAAGTCTTTATGAGGgtgctttgtttgtgttgtTTGAAATGGTTGTGTTTAGGGTTGGTGATGTTTTGGGCCAAACACCTGAAGTTGTGAGGGCAAGGCACACTAATTTAGAATGA
- the LOC110782487 gene encoding protein phosphatase inhibitor 2: MKGRVRWDETNLGDIEKNKPVRQKITEPKTPYHPMIEDDGSLSPIRSAFDECIDEAEHAKAIRHALNDVAKDVASSSGKKSPRSGGWTSSEDERDVMEQDDEDSDLERSMSFKELRRAHYDEFLKVKELRRKGSFLEEEYDENGNHIKNINNNDCSSSLSPAVKAIDIHQGNPDETATHPPSTNGV; encoded by the exons atgaa AGGACGTGTAAGGTGGGATGAAACTAACTTGGGGGACATCGAGAAAAATAAGCCGGTAAGGCAAAAGATCACTGAGCCAAAGACGCCATATCACCCTATGATTGAAGATGATG GTTCTCTGTCTCCAATACGTAGTGCCTTTGATGAGTGTATTGATGAAGCTGAACATGCCAAAGCTATACGCCATGCTTTGAACGATGTTGCCAAAGATGTTGCGTCTTCTAGTGGCAAAAAGTCTCCTCGATCTGGTGGCTGGACCTCGTCAGAGGATGAAAGAGATGTTATGGAGCAGGATGATGAAG aTTCTGATTTGGAGAGGAGTATGAGTTTCAAAGAGCTCAGACGCGCCCATTACGACGAGTTTCTGAAAGTGAAGGAGCTTCGACGCAAGGGTTCTTTCTTGGAGGAAGAATATGATGAGAATGGAAACCACATCaagaatattaataataatgacTGTTCATCATCATTAAGTCCTGCAGTAAAAGCCATTGATATACATCAAGGCAACCCAGATGAAACTGCAACTCATCCCCCATCAACAAATGGAGTTTAG
- the LOC110782485 gene encoding uncharacterized protein produces MALKFLNKKGWHTGSLRNIENVWKAEQKNEAEQRKLEELRKQIIEERERDEFRVLQEQAGLTPRQERLEFLYDSGLAVGKPSSDGFQALGSFPSADNSASASASAPVLASAPAPSSEAQPAVPGALFEEKPQSANDAWRKLHSDPLLMIRQREQEAMARIKNNPVKMAMIRKSVESKKKHDESHDGKHQKVKSKHKKHSSSSKHHSESESDSHEERERRRKVKQQRKEHHSESESDSHEERERRRKVKQKRKEHHSDTESDEERERRRKTKNKKKEHSDSDEDDSRDRTRHHKHSHRNYDGKQKSDRNKDSDRIQRGYENSKHSEYESKHTGLPPRQDYHESKHGLPPMQDYHESKHTGLPPRQDYHESKHTALPPRQESHRRRGRAPQLSEEERAARLREMQMDAETHEEQRWKRLKKADENDAREASQAGNSRGGKSFLDSVQKSVYGAEKGGSSTIEESVRRRSHFLQGRSSADEGNAFRR; encoded by the exons ATGGCGTTGAAGTTTCTGAACAAGAAAGGATGGCATACTGGAAGCCTTCGAAACATCGAGAACGTCTGGAAAGCCGAACAGAAAAACGAAGCCGAACAACGCAAATTGGAGGAGCTTCGGAAGCAGATTATCGAGGAGAGAGAGCGTGATGAGTTTCGTGTTCTTCAAGAGCAAGCTGGCCTCACCCC GAGGCAAGAAAGATTGGAATTTCTGTATGATTCCGGATTAGCTGTTGGAAAACCCAGTTCTGATGGGTTTCAAGCACTTGGGAGTTTCCCTAGTGCTGATAATTCTGCATCGGCATCGGCATCGGCACCGGTATTGGCTTCAGCACCGGCTCCATCGTCGGAAGCG CAACCAGCTGTCCCTGGAGCTTTGTTTGAAGAGAAACCACAATCTGCCAATGACGCTTGGAGGAAACTCCATTCAGATCCACTGCTGATGATTCGGCAAAGAGAGCAAGAAGCTATGGCTCGAATAAAGAACAATCCAGTAAAGATGGCTATGATTCGTAAATCA GTCGAATCAAAGAAAAAACACGATGAGTCTCATGATGGGAAACACCAAAAGGTGAAATCAAAACATAAAAAGCACTCTTCCTCGTCCAAGCATCACTCAGAATCTGAAAGTGATAGTcacgaagagagagaaagaagaaggaaggtgaagcaacaaaggaaagAACATCACTCAGAATCAGAAAGTGATAGtcatgaagagagagaaagaagaaggAAGGTGAAGCAAAAAAGGAAAGAACATCACTCAGACACGGAAAgtgatgaagagagagaaaggagaagaaAGACGAAGAACAAGAAGAAAGAACATTCAGATTCTGACGAGGACGACTCCAGAGACAGAACCAGACATCATAAACATTCACACAGAAACTATGATGGAAAGCAAAAATCAGACAGAAATAAAGACAGTGATCGAATTCAGAGAGGATACGAGAATTCAAAACATTCCGAGTATGAATCAAAGCATACTGGTTTGCCACCTAGGCAGGATTATCATGAATCAAAGCATGGTTTGCCACCTATGCAGGATTATCACGAATCAAAGCATACTGGTTTGCCACCTAGGCAGGATTATCACGAATCAAAGCATACGGCTTTGCCACCTAGGCAGGAGTCACACAGGCGGCGAGGTAGGGCCCCACAACTCTCGGAAGAAGAACGGGCGGCTAGGTTGAGAGAGATGCAAATGGATGCTGAGACTCACGAAGAGCAACGATGGAAAAGGTTGAAGAAGGCGGATGAGAATGATGCACGTGAAGCTAGCCAAGCGGGGAATTCCCGAGGGGGGAAGTCGTTCCTCGATTCTGTTCAGAAGAGTGTGTACGGTGCTGAGAAAGGAGGGAGTTCGACGATCGAGGAAAGTGTTCGTCGTCGTTCACATTTTCTTCAGGGAAGGTCATCAGCTGATGAGGGTAATGCTTTTCGAAGGTGA